From Bacteroidota bacterium:
AGTTTTAAAGAAATGTATCCTTCTTACTTTTTTACTTATTTCTTTATAGGAATCAACATAGTAAAACTTATAATCGTGGTGGTAAGTTTCACTGACATATTCATTTTCAACTATCATTGTCCTCACCTCATACTTGCTTGGATCAGACTTTCCATCAAAATATGAAAGTAGATATTTAACTAAATATTTATGTTCTATTCTTTCTCCTGGATACTCACTAATAGATTTTAAATAATTTATTAAATTTTGTTTTGAAAATTCAATAATTTGGAAACTTTTACGGGTAGAATTCATTCCTAATCAATTCACTGCAAAAAACAGTTAAAATTTCATTTTTACTACCGTTAAAACACCCTTTTTAGAGTTAACTTTTTGCAAGATAATTGGCCCAGTCCTGCATCATCTTAGTACGCTCGTCTAGAAATTTTGCTCGATCATAAGCACGATCAACCAGACTTTTAGGCGCATGAGCAAGCTGCCGATCAACTACTTCATGCCTGTAGCCTAATTTTTCTTTTATAGTACTCATGGCAAGTGCCCTAAAGCCATGCCCGGTCATGCGACCTTTAAACCCAAGCCGCTCCAACCCTTTTAATACTGTATTATTGCTCATATGCTTCCGGGGTGAATGGTGGCCGGGAAATATCCATGCATGCGTTCCATTTCGCTCCTTCAAGTCCATAAGGATTTCAATCGCCTGCCGTGACAAAGGTACTATGTGTTCGTTACGCATTTTCATACGTTCGGGCGGTATAACCCACTGTTTATTGTCGAAATCAACTTCATCCCATTTTGCCTCGATTAACTCCTTAGTGCGAACGAAAGTGAGCATAAGCAGACGTATAGCCTGCCGGGTGTCATGGTGAAGACGGGCATTATTATAGTTTAGAGCAAATAGCAGGCTTGGAATTTCTTTTATTTCAAGGCAGGCATAATGTGATTTAACAACAGGTTTTAAAACCATACCTATTTCCGCAGCGGGGTTTATTAATGCTCTTTCATAAATAATAGCATAGCGAAATATCTGAGAGCAGTATTGCCGCAAGCGGTGCGCAGGTTCAACCGCTCCGCGTTTTTGAACCTTTTCTAAAGCAGAAATAATGTGTGATGGCCTGACATCCAAAATCGGCATAAAACCAATTCGCGGAAAAATATCCCGTTCAAGCCTATGTAATACAGTCTTTGCATGCCGCTCTGTCCACTTAAGTTTAAAGGTTTCATGCCACTCACGGGCTACGACCTCAAACGTATCTCCGGCTTTCTTTTCGGCAAAGAGCTTGGCGCTTTGCTTTGCCTGCATAGGATCTATATGCTGTTCCAGCAATTTCCGGGCTGCCGTACACTTCTCATCAGCTTCTTTTAAAGAAGTTTCAGGGTAAACACCCAATGCCAACCGCTTTTCCTTACCAGCAAAGCGGTATTTCATGCGCCAATATTTACTGCCGTTAGGCATGACTTCTAAGTACAAACCCCGCCCTGCCGCGAGTTTGTAAGATTTATCCTTAGGTTTTGCCTGGCTACATTGAAGATTCGTTAGCATATGGGGGCATCTCCATTTCTGCTATTTCATTTGTGCCCCCAAAAACTTCCCCAATGAGGCTAGATTTGGGGGCATCAGTTAAGACGGGGTTAGATGATAGAATCTCATAAAACCCTCAGAATTGCAAGGTTTTTTGAATGATTTTAGACTTGTTTGGAGGAATAAATGGAGCGAGTGAAGGGATTAATAAATGAACTTTAAATGTTTGGTGTTATTGAATATTTAAAGTTCGAACTTTCCACATGCCCCCACAAATGCCCCCACGGATTTCTGCGGTTTTTGGAGCCTATTTTTGTCCTATATCATCAAGTAAAGCATGAATATCCTGAGCACGCCATGCTGTGGTTTTAGGACCAAGTTTTACAGGCTGTGGAAAACGCCCATCTTTTACGCCAGCCCACCATGAAGATTTGCCTACCGGAAAGACTTTTAAAATTTCATTTATTCTCACAAATCCAATTTCAGGTAAGGAATTAGTCATTTCCGTTTACCACACTGTATTGCGTTGAATAATTCTTTTCCAGCCAATGCTGAATATCTCTTACACGCCAGCCCATTATGTTTCCGTAAATAATTTGCTTTTGGGGAAACTCGCCTCTAAGACACATACGATATATTTGTTCCGAGGACAGACCTGTCACTTTTTCAATAGTTTCTTCATCAAGAAAGCCATTCATCTGAATATGCAGTGCGGCCAAAAATTGGTTGCCGTCACTGATTGATAGTTGCTGCAAAATATCCTTAATAGTATCGCTCATTCCATACTCCTTACTGTTAGCTAATCCGCATATAGGAATATAATCCTATCATGTTGTCAATTGAATCCGCTGAAAATTCCATCGTATGCAGAAACAAGTTGCAGTTTCCGCAATACATACAAATTTCTTGTTTATGTGAATGTGCCCGCCTAAGAGATAAACCTAAAATTTACCTATGCCTTTTTGTAGGCTTTTCCAAACTTCTTAATGACACTTTTTTATCAGGGATATTTGCAAAACTTCAAGAAAATTCTGCAACTGGCGTTCGCCTGTATGCCTTGCATTTCCTGACTTTGTGCGATTATTTAGGTATGTTATAAAAGGACTATTAGTTGTCAAAATTTATGATAAAGATTTCCTGTAAGCTTACCGAAGTGAAGAAGAGAAGGGGAAGTAAGCGAAAGGAATTGAAAAGGGATAAACCCTTACCGTTAAAAAATAAGAAGACAAGGGTTTGCCGCTTCCGGCGGCGAAAAAGCAGTCCATTGTCAGGCTGCTTTTCTTATATGCCTTGTGCTATATAGAAAGGCATAGGTTGGTTATGGTACTTAATACTCCAAAGGCTCCAAGCTGAACTTGTGAAGCGTAGCGGGTGGTTCTGCTTCCGGCACTTCGACTGGCTCACCTACCGGGTCAACCTGCGCATTTGAAAACAAGTAAGCCAGCGGAAAAAACTTCATAAGCTCGTCAAGCTCTTCGGCAGTTTTGCCGTCCTCGATTGGCCGCTGAATTTCTTTTGGCCGCGCCCATAGTAAAAAGGCTTTCTCTCCCTTCTGTACCTGGTAGCCTTCTTTTCTCCATTGCTGATAGCTTTTAAACTGGCGGTGTGCGTCGCTTTTATAAAGCGTTTCAACTATTGCGTCATTAATGGTTAAGAACGTACCTGCCTCCACAAGGTCGGCCACTTCGAGGCTAAGAAGTTTCAGGCGTTCACGAGCTTCGTCAATCGGTCGTTTTTTGGTTTCTGTTGTTTGTGTTGTCATGGTTATATTCAATTATTTTTTCTGACAATTCTTTGATTTCCCTTTCTATTGCTGTTAGCCGCTTGCGGTACTCCGCAAGCATGTAAGCAAGCGCTTTAGTGATGATTCCTTTATGCGTACTTCTAAATACAAGGCCGCGATTTTCGATTTCCATGCTCATTGGCTGGTCACGCTTGAGAGAGTCCCGCTCCACCAGCATTTCAAGCTGGTCGGCGCGGGCGGATAGCACTTTGCGCACCTGTACCAGAAACTCCAGTTCTTCAAAGGGATTTTCGTATTTGATTTTTACCATAAGTTTAAAAGTTTAAAGCCCGTGCAGGCTGCACGGGCTGTGCCGGGGTTCACTTTTGGCCGTAGGCTAAAATCTGCGTGTCATATTCAGCGATTTTGCCCTCTAACAGGCCTGCAAGGTGGGCAAGCATTTCTTTCACCAGCTTGGGGTTGGTGATGTTGTATTCTCGGCGGTTGCTGTCGTGCAGCTCGATGCGCACGCCGTAGGTGTTGCCCGTTTCAAACTTTGTTAAATCCTCGTCTGCTATTTCAAGCCCGTTGACGGCCTCCAAATGCGTTTCAAAGCGGCGGCGGATATTCACCAGCCTTTCCAGCCCTAAAAAATACTGGATTTGCTGCTCTAAGGTTTTGGGCTGCTCCGGTGCGGTGGCCTCTGCGGTTGACGGTTTTTCTTCCGCTTTTGGCTTTTCTTCGGCTTTGGGTGCGGTTCCCTCTTTTGCGGGTGCTGTGTTTTTGCCATTAACATCGGG
This genomic window contains:
- a CDS encoding AlpA family phage regulatory protein, with amino-acid sequence MTNSLPEIGFVRINEILKVFPVGKSSWWAGVKDGRFPQPVKLGPKTTAWRAQDIHALLDDIGQK
- a CDS encoding AlpA family phage regulatory protein, with product MSDTIKDILQQLSISDGNQFLAALHIQMNGFLDEETIEKVTGLSSEQIYRMCLRGEFPQKQIIYGNIMGWRVRDIQHWLEKNYSTQYSVVNGND
- a CDS encoding ArdC family protein, whose product is MNITMTTQTTETKKRPIDEARERLKLLSLEVADLVEAGTFLTINDAIVETLYKSDAHRQFKSYQQWRKEGYQVQKGEKAFLLWARPKEIQRPIEDGKTAEELDELMKFFPLAYLFSNAQVDPVGEPVEVPEAEPPATLHKFSLEPLEY
- a CDS encoding tyrosine-type recombinase/integrase, producing the protein MLTNLQCSQAKPKDKSYKLAAGRGLYLEVMPNGSKYWRMKYRFAGKEKRLALGVYPETSLKEADEKCTAARKLLEQHIDPMQAKQSAKLFAEKKAGDTFEVVAREWHETFKLKWTERHAKTVLHRLERDIFPRIGFMPILDVRPSHIISALEKVQKRGAVEPAHRLRQYCSQIFRYAIIYERALINPAAEIGMVLKPVVKSHYACLEIKEIPSLLFALNYNNARLHHDTRQAIRLLMLTFVRTKELIEAKWDEVDFDNKQWVIPPERMKMRNEHIVPLSRQAIEILMDLKERNGTHAWIFPGHHSPRKHMSNNTVLKGLERLGFKGRMTGHGFRALAMSTIKEKLGYRHEVVDRQLAHAPKSLVDRAYDRAKFLDERTKMMQDWANYLAKS